In the Rubrivivax gelatinosus IL144 genome, ACGAGATCAAGGAAGTGCTGGCCTCGCGCGGCCTGACCCTGGGTGCGCGCCTGGAGAACTGGCCGCCGCAAGGTCTCGACAAGCGTTGAGATCGCGGGCCGCTCGCGGCCCGTCGCCGTAAGAACCGCTGCGGCTCCCGGACGGGAGCCGCGGTGTCGATAGGGGCCCAGTGCCCCGGTCCCGCTCCGGTACCTGATACGGCCGGAGTCTGATAACCAAAGGAACGCGCCATGCGCCACCGCCACGGACTTCGCAAACTGAACCGCACCAGCAGCCATCGCCTCGCGATGCTGCGCAACATGGCCAACTCGCTGATCCGCCACGAAGCGATCAAGACGACGGTGCCGAAGGCCAAGGAACTGCGCGCCGTCGTCGAGCCGCTGATCACGCTGGGCAAGACGCCGACGCTGGCCAACCGCCGCCTGGCTTTCGACCGCACCCGTGACCGCGAAGTCGTCAGCAAGCTGTTCAACGAACTCGGCCCGCGCTACGCCACCCGTCCGGGCGGCTACACCCGCATCCTGAAGATGGGCTTCCGCGTCGGCGACAACGCGCCGATGGCCTTCGTCGAGCTGGTCGACCGTCCGGAACCGGCCGCCGAAGAGACGACCGAAGCCGCCGAATAAGGCGGGCGGCCCATGCGGCCGCTCTGTCGAACGGCGCAGGTCGCGCCGCTGACGGCCCCCGCAGCGATGTGGGGGCCGTTTTCGTTTCAGGCGCGTGAATGCCCGGCGTGTGCCGGCCCGCCTCGACCGCATAGATGAGGGCGTCGGCCGGTCCAGTTCCCGGATTTGCCCTGTTCGGCGCGGTGCTATCGTCACGACGAGGCAGTCCTTCCGCCGACGTGCTGCCGGAGCATCCCCACTTTTCGGGTCGCCCCATGCCCAGACGCCCAGCACTTTCCACTACCGCAGAGGCGGCCGAATGAAGGCGTGCCGCCTGTGCCTGTTGCCCGAACAGGCGCCCGGTGCCGACCTGGACGCCAACGGCGTCTGCCGCTTCTGCCGTGAGCACGCGCCGGCCTCCGGCGAGGCGGCCGAGGCCTTGCGCCGCGCGCGCGAGGCCGATCTCGAGCGTGCGATCGAGGCCTGCCGTGGCCGGGGCGAGTACGACTGCCTGGTGCCGTTGTCCGGCGGCAAGGACAGCGTTGCGCTGATCCACAAGCTCAAGGTCGAATACGGCCTGCGCGTGCTCGCCCACACCACCGACATCGACATCGGCGAGGTGGCCTGGGCGAACATCCGGCGCGCCGTCGACCGCCTCGACGTCGAGCATCTCGTCTACCGCCCGCAGGCCGAGTTCTACCGCCGGCTATTCCGCTGGCTGATGATGAACCAGGAGGCGCGCGGCGCGGTGCACACGATCTCCTACGTGTACGCACCGCTGTTCGAAGGCAACGCGCTGCGTGTCGCCACCGACAAGGGCATTCCGCTGGTGCTGGCCGGCTACTCGCCCGGGCAGCCGGTGCCCGAGCGCATGGAGTACGAGTTCCCGCGCCTGGCGATCTCGGAGGTCGACTGGACGCCGCCCGAACTGGCCGCGTCCGGCGAGTTCGACGCCGCCGACCTGGCGCGCTTCTGGAACCCGCGGCGTTATCCGCCGGGCACCGTGTTCCCGCGCTACCTCGCGCCGTACCACGCCTGGCGCTACGACCAGGAGGCGATCATGAAGAAGGTCGTCGAGCTCGGTCTGATCTCGTCGACGAAGAACGCCAGCCCGGTGTTCTCCAACTACCCGATCAACTGGCTGCTGATGTATTCGGACCTCCGGAACTTCGGCTACAACCCGTACACGCCCGAGTTCTCGGCGCTGATCCGCGAAGGCAAGGCCAACCTCCGCTACTGGAGGGTGATGGCCAAGGTGGTCGACTTCATCACGCTGAACAAGGTCTACCTCGGCCGCCACGTCGCCCAGCACATGCGCTGGCTGAATCTGCGTGACGAGGACCTGAAGATCACCCGTCCGAGCCGTCGCGACTGGCCGGATTTCGTCTACGAGGACTGGGCGCAGGCGGCGCCTGGCGCCGAGCTGATCGCCGCCGCCGCGCCCTCGGCCGGCCGCTGACGTGCGCGAGATCTTCGTCACCGGTGCCACCGGCACCATCGGCAGCGCGCTGGTGCCCCGTCTGCTGCGCTCGCCGGACACCCGCGTTCGTCTCCTGGTGCGTGCGCGCGACGGTGCCGATCTGCAGCGCCGCATGGCGTCGATGCGCGCCTACTGGGGCTGGGACGAGGATGACGAGCGCGGGCGTCGCGTCGTCGCGCTGCGCGGCGACATCTGCGCACCGTGCCTGGGCTTGGCGCCACTTGAACACGCGGCGGTGGCGGCCGAATGCAGCCATCTCGTGCACTGCGCGGCCAGCGTCAACCTGCTGATGCCGATCGAGCAGGCGCGCGCCACCGCGGTCGCGCCGACGCGTGCCGTGCTCGAGCTGGGCCGCTTGGCCGCGAGCGCCGGCGTGCTGCGCAAGATCGACCTCGTCAGCACCGTCGGCGTCTGGGGCCGCACGCCGGGCACGATGCCCGAGCGCCCGTTGCCGGAGGTCGAGCGCTTCCACAACACCTACGAGGCGGCCAAGGCCGAAGCCGAACGTGTCGTCTGGAACGAAGGTGCCGACCTTCCGATCACCGTGCACCGGCCGAGCATGGTCGTCGGCGAGTCCGACAGCGGCCGGGTGATTCACTTCCAGGTCTTCTACCACCTGTGCGAGTTCCTCTCCGGCGTGCGCACCCGCGGCATCGTGCCGACGCTCGGTGCGATGCGACTGGACGTGATCCCGGTCGACTGGGTGGCCGCCGCGATCGACTGGGCCAGCCGCCACGAGGACACCGCCGGTTCGATCTTCCACCTGTGCAGCGGCCCCGAGGGCGCGATCGCGCTCGGCCCGCTGCAGGCCACCGTGCGTGAGCGCTGGCAACGCCAGGGGCGCACGCTGCCGCCGTTGCGTACCGTCTCGCGCCGCCTGCTGCAGCATGCCGTGCCGGTGCTCGGTGCCTTCGCCGGCGCCAAGGCGCGCCGCGCTCTGCGTGCGCTGCCGCCGGTTCTGGAGTACCTCGGCGAGGATCAGTCCTTCGCCAACGTGAACACCGCTCGCCGCCTGGCCGGCGCCGGCCTGCCGGTGCCTCCGGCCGCTTCCTATCTGGGCCCGGTGCTCGACTACTACCTCGCCAGGCGCGCGGCGGAGGCACGACGATGAACGGCACGCTGCCGGCGCTGCTGGCGCAACGGGTGCAGGCGACGCCCCAGGCCTGCGCGTTCCAGCTGGAGGACGCGTCCGGCCGCTGGCAGCCGCTCAGCTGGGCCCGCTTCGCCGAGCAGGTCGAGCAGGTAGGTCGTGGCCTCGCGGCCGCCGGCCTGCGCCACGGCGACCGCCTCGCGCTGGTGGCGCCGGTGTCGCTGCACTGGGAGCTGGTGCATCACGCCGCGCTCGCCCTGGGCGCGGTCGTCGTCGGCTTCGACACGCACGACCTGCCGTCGCGCATCGCCGACATGACCGAGCAGGCGGACATCGGGGCCTTCGTCGTCGTCGACGAGGCGGTGCTGGCCGAGGTCGGCGACGAGCGGCTCGGCGCCGCGCGCTTCGTGCTGCGCCTGCCCGCTTCGCGGGGCGAGCGGCGTGCCGGCACGAAGACCCTCGACTGGGACACGCTGATCGCCACCGCGCCGGCGGCCGGCGGCGACGCCGGGCCGGTCGTCGGCGCCGACGACCTGGCGACGATCATCTTCACCTCGGGCACCACGGGCCGGCCACGCGGCATCGCCTACACGCACGGCCAGGTCTGTCTGGCGGTGGACGCGATCTGCGCCACCTTCTCCTTCGTCGACGCGTCCAGCCGGGTGCTGTGCTGGCTGCCCTTGTCGAACCTGTTCCAGCGCATCGTCAACCTGGCGGCACTGCGCCAGGGCGCGGCGGCGTATCTGCTGGCCGATCCGCGGCGCGTGATGCAGGTCGTCGCCGGGGTCGAGCCCGATGTCTTCGTCGGCGTGCCGCGTTTTTTCGAGAAGCTGCTCGAAGGCGTGCGTTCCGGCGTCGACGCGCAGCCGCCATTCAAGCGCTGGGTGGCGCGCCGCGCCTGGTCGCTGGGCCGGCACATGGCCTCCTTCAGGCTCAGGCAGGAGACGCCGCCGGCGGTGCTGCGGCTGGCGCACGGGCTGGCCGAACGCCTGGTGCTCGCGCGCCTGCGCGCCAGCGTCATGGGGCCCCGTCTACGCTTGATGGTGACCGGCTCGGCGCCGATCGCGCCCGAGGTGCTGCGTGAGTTCCTGGCCCTGGGCTGGCTGGTGCTCGAGGCCTACGGCCAGAGCGAGAACATCGTGCCGATCGCGATGAACCGGCCCGATGACTTCTGTTTCGGCACCGTCGGCCGCCCGGTGAGGTCCAACGAGGTCGTCGTCGGCGAGGATGGATCGGTCAGAGTGCGTGGTCCCGGTCTGTTCCGCGGCTATCTCGGCGAGCCCCGGCCGGCCGGGTTCGACGCCGAGGGCTTCTACACCACCGGTGATCTGGGCGCCTGGGACGAGCACGGCCACCTGAAGCTGATCGGCCGCTCCAGCGAACTGTTCAAGACCTCGACCGGGCGCCGCATCGCGCCGGTGCTCGTCGAAGACGCGTTGCGCCGCGTGCCCGGTATCGACCAGGCGATGCTCGTCGGCGCCGGTCGCAAGTACCCGATCGCGTTGTGCACGTTGCCGGGACCGGTCGACGACGAAGCGCGCCGCCGGCTCGCTGCCGCGATGGCGGCCCAGGTGGCGCCGCTGGCCGAGGCCGAGCGCCCGCGCGGCGTCGTGCTCCTCGACCGGCCATTCGACATCGGGCGTGGCGAGCTCACGCCCAACCTGAAGCTGCGCCGCACCGCGATCGAAGCGCTGCACGCTCCGGCGATCGAGGCGATGTACCGACGCCTGGACAACCGCCCGCCCGAAGCCCGCGATCTGCTCGTCGGCTGACGGCCTCCAGGCTCTACAGGTAGTAGCGCAGCGACAGCTCCAGCGAGCGCCGCTGCGGGATGCTGCGGTAGACCGAGCCTGCGTCGCCCGAATGCACCAGCACCTGGGCCGCAAGGTCGAAGCGGTCCCAGCGGTGACGCAGTTCCAGCCACTGCTCGCGGCTGTCGGTCTCCAGCTCCTGGCGCACGAAGGCCGACAGGTCGAGCCGGCGCACGAACGCGTCCTTCCAGGTCGCGTAGACGAAGGCGCCGCGGCGTGCCGGCAGGTCCTGAAGGTCGCCGGCGACCGAGAGCAGCTGCAGCGGCGCCGCCGCGGCAATCGAAGGCAGCGCGTTCCACTGGCTGCGATCGGGGGCGGCGCTGGCGTACTGCGCCTCGACGGTCAGGCTGAGGTTGAACGGCGTCGTGTAGGTCAGGCCCAGCGAGGCTCGGCGCTGCATGCGGTCGCGGCCGCCGGTCTGCAAGGCCTGGTCGACCAGCGAAGGGCCCTTGCCGAACGTCGCCTCGCCGTAAACGACCACGGCGTCGCCGGCGAGCGTCGACAGGTTGAAGCCGAGCTGCGGGCTGGAGCCTTCGGCGCCGTGCAACAGCACTTCCGGCGTCCAGCCTTCGGCGATCTTGAGGCTGCCGGCGAGCAGCCAGCGGTTGCGAGCGTTGGTGGCCCCCGCGTCGAAGGCGAAGGTGTCGTCGTCGCGAACGCGCTCCAGTCGCGGCGACAGCGTCAGCGTCAGCCCGCCGGCCGGCCACAGCTGCTGGCCCTGCAGCACGACGGTGCCTTGTCGGTTCTCGCGCAAGGCCGCCGGGTCCGGCGACACGACGCCGCGCAGCGCCCCGGTCTTGAACCAGTCGGTCGGGTTGTAGCCCATCGCCGCGCCGTGGCGCACGTTGACGCGGCCGAGGTCCAGCGTCTGGCTGTCCGAGACCGACCAGCTGAGGTAGGCCTCGCGCACGGTGTTGACGCTGTCGATCGCCGGATCGGCGTTGTCGCGCATCAGGTCCAGGCGGTCGGACAGGACCAGGCGCAGACCGGGCGTCAGTGTGCCGTCGAAGCGTGCGTCCAGCGAGGCACGGCCGGCTGCCTTGGCGTCGGGGTCGGCGCCCAGGCGGCGCGAGAAGCCGGCGCCCTCCAGATAGGCCCGCCAGCGCTGCGCGGCGGCGGCCGGCGCGTCGGGCGCCTGGTCGGCGAGCGTCAGCGCATCGAGTTCGTCATTCGGTGCGTCCGGGGGCTCGGCGGCCATGGCCGAGAAGGCGAGTGCGCACAGGGCGGCGGACAACAGGCGGGCAGGCTCTCTCACGTTCACTCGGGTTTGAAGCGGGGGAGGAAGTCGCGTTGCAGCCAGGCGTCCGGCACCTCGCGAAGGGCCCAGTCACTGTAGCGCATGACCGTGACCCAGGCCGGGTCGAGACCGTCGATGATGACGACCTCCGTCGGCCGCTCGCGGCCGAGCTGCGGCTGGAACTTGCGATAGAACGCGGTCTTCAGCAGGTGGCCGCTCTGGGCGAAGAAACGCGCCTTCACGGGCCGTGCGCTGCCGACCTCGATCCACATCTCGACGCGGTGGT is a window encoding:
- the rplQ gene encoding 50S ribosomal protein L17, with protein sequence MRHRHGLRKLNRTSSHRLAMLRNMANSLIRHEAIKTTVPKAKELRAVVEPLITLGKTPTLANRRLAFDRTRDREVVSKLFNELGPRYATRPGGYTRILKMGFRVGDNAPMAFVELVDRPEPAAEETTEAAE
- a CDS encoding adenine nucleotide alpha hydrolase family protein, which codes for MKACRLCLLPEQAPGADLDANGVCRFCREHAPASGEAAEALRRAREADLERAIEACRGRGEYDCLVPLSGGKDSVALIHKLKVEYGLRVLAHTTDIDIGEVAWANIRRAVDRLDVEHLVYRPQAEFYRRLFRWLMMNQEARGAVHTISYVYAPLFEGNALRVATDKGIPLVLAGYSPGQPVPERMEYEFPRLAISEVDWTPPELAASGEFDAADLARFWNPRRYPPGTVFPRYLAPYHAWRYDQEAIMKKVVELGLISSTKNASPVFSNYPINWLLMYSDLRNFGYNPYTPEFSALIREGKANLRYWRVMAKVVDFITLNKVYLGRHVAQHMRWLNLRDEDLKITRPSRRDWPDFVYEDWAQAAPGAELIAAAAPSAGR
- a CDS encoding SDR family oxidoreductase translates to MREIFVTGATGTIGSALVPRLLRSPDTRVRLLVRARDGADLQRRMASMRAYWGWDEDDERGRRVVALRGDICAPCLGLAPLEHAAVAAECSHLVHCAASVNLLMPIEQARATAVAPTRAVLELGRLAASAGVLRKIDLVSTVGVWGRTPGTMPERPLPEVERFHNTYEAAKAEAERVVWNEGADLPITVHRPSMVVGESDSGRVIHFQVFYHLCEFLSGVRTRGIVPTLGAMRLDVIPVDWVAAAIDWASRHEDTAGSIFHLCSGPEGAIALGPLQATVRERWQRQGRTLPPLRTVSRRLLQHAVPVLGAFAGAKARRALRALPPVLEYLGEDQSFANVNTARRLAGAGLPVPPAASYLGPVLDYYLARRAAEARR
- a CDS encoding AMP-dependent synthetase/ligase: MNGTLPALLAQRVQATPQACAFQLEDASGRWQPLSWARFAEQVEQVGRGLAAAGLRHGDRLALVAPVSLHWELVHHAALALGAVVVGFDTHDLPSRIADMTEQADIGAFVVVDEAVLAEVGDERLGAARFVLRLPASRGERRAGTKTLDWDTLIATAPAAGGDAGPVVGADDLATIIFTSGTTGRPRGIAYTHGQVCLAVDAICATFSFVDASSRVLCWLPLSNLFQRIVNLAALRQGAAAYLLADPRRVMQVVAGVEPDVFVGVPRFFEKLLEGVRSGVDAQPPFKRWVARRAWSLGRHMASFRLRQETPPAVLRLAHGLAERLVLARLRASVMGPRLRLMVTGSAPIAPEVLREFLALGWLVLEAYGQSENIVPIAMNRPDDFCFGTVGRPVRSNEVVVGEDGSVRVRGPGLFRGYLGEPRPAGFDAEGFYTTGDLGAWDEHGHLKLIGRSSELFKTSTGRRIAPVLVEDALRRVPGIDQAMLVGAGRKYPIALCTLPGPVDDEARRRLAAAMAAQVAPLAEAERPRGVVLLDRPFDIGRGELTPNLKLRRTAIEALHAPAIEAMYRRLDNRPPEARDLLVG